The following are from one region of the Colius striatus isolate bColStr4 chromosome Z, bColStr4.1.hap1, whole genome shotgun sequence genome:
- the RAI14 gene encoding ankycorbin isoform X4, translating into MKSLKAKFRKSDTNEWNKNDDRLLQAVENGDPEKVASLLGKKGANATKQDSEGKTAFHLAATKGHAECLKVMVTHGADVTAQDGAGHSALHLAAKNSHSDCIKRLLQSKCPPDSTDNSGKTALHYAAACGCLQAVQLLCEHKCPVNVKDLDGNIPLLLAVQSGHTEVCKYLLDHGADINTRDKNGRTALMMACEAGNLNMVEAFLRKGADVSLVDVFGQNAQHYSKVSENTEIQNLLSSKLSQDVDAKSPTKAKQLSDLSSPHSSTSTPMTGKGQAFFADPVCKEEFSSLHRDNKDRLSDSTTGADSLLDVSSEADQQDLLLLMQAKIASLTLHNKELQDKLQERTPKEVDSAAESYHSTQTEFEQTSDRKNEFSAQELQPVLNATQSQEKLTSPGEVKMKYLQEDLKDVQKKLENSEAKRKQVEAQVQSRVPETGHLNNTDISENGSDLNLKFEDTQNRYEESMKEVLSAQRQVKLTCVSSESEETNCDLSRLKVTCREVEMLKQELKRALEECERQKEKVRELEKQFEEREQNVANKLSVEECEEMKNSYCSVIDNINQEKALLIERYKEGQEEIKRLQDKLNSQTQLESSAETGEMKDAMHKMIDLNRQLSELSHLYKEAQAELEDYKKRKTLDDVALEYIPRDEHEKLMQVTNSLKYKAENELSEVKSQYTKVLDEAEELKQLLDAQKQNSVPITEHHQVMNALRNTVKEMEEEINELKRLLTSKESEVRNLQKEMLEEKAAISEAMIPKATYEKLQSTLEGEVRVLSCKLKDAIQEKENVSLDAVQLRKEVLHLKEEKEGMHTLLEAKEQELTGLRQKYHQAQEDLIEMKRYSESSSKLEEDKDKKINEMSREVSKLKEALNSLSQLSYSTSAPKRQSQQLEVLQQQVKQLQNQLTETKKQHQEIVSVYRMHLLYAVQGQMDEDVQKVLKQILSMCKSQSQKK; encoded by the exons ACCAATGAATGGAATAAGAACGATGATCGACTGCTGCAGGCAGTGGAGAATGGCGATCCTGAGAAAGTGGCTTCATTGCTGGGTAAAAAGGGAGCCAATGCCACCAAACAAGATAGTGAGGGCAAAACTGC TTTTCACCTGGCAGCCACGAAAGGGCATGCGGAGTGCCTCAAGGTCATGGTGACACACGGTGCAGATGTGACAGCCCAAGATGGTGCAG GGCACAGCGCTTTACACCTCGCAGCAAAGAACAGCCACTCTGATTGCATCAAGAGGTTACTTCAG AGTAAATGTCCACCAGACAGCACTGACAATTCTGGGAAAACAGCTTTACACTATGCAG ctgCATGTGGTTGTCTTCAGGCAGTTCAACTTCTGTGTGAACACAAATGTCCAGTTAATGTCAAAGATTTG GATGGGAATATACCTCTGCTGCTTGCAGTACAAAGTGGTCACACAGAAGTCTGCAAATACCTTCTGGATCATGGAGCAGACATCAACACTAGGGACAAAAATGGAAG AACTGCTTTGATGATGGCTTGTGAAGCTGGTAACCTTAACATGGTGGAAGCCTTCCTTAGGAAAGGTGCAGATGTCAGTTTAGTCGATGTCTTTGGACAGAATGCTCAGCATTACTCCAAGGTCTCTGAGAATACAGAGATCCAGAATCTCTTGTCATCGAAGTTATCTCAGGATGTAG ATGCAAAGTCAccaacaaaagcaaagcag CTTAGTGATTTGTCCTCTCCACACTCATCAACTTCAACTCCTATGACTGGAAAAGGGCAGGCTTTCTTTGCTGATCCAGTGTGCAAG GAAGAATTCAGCTCCTTGCATCGAGATAATAAAGACAGACTGAGTGACAGCACAACAG gtGCTGATAGCTTATTGGATGTGAGTTCTGAAGCTGACCAACAAGATCTACTTCTGTTGATGCAAGCAAAAATTGCCTCTTTGACATTGCACAATAAGGAGCTGCAAGACAAACTACAG GAAAGAACACCTAAAGAAGTGGATTCAGCTGCAGAGTCTTATCATTCAACCCAAACAGAGTTTGAACAAACATCAGATAGAAAAAATGAGTTCTCggctcaggagctgcagcctgtgttaAATGCTACCCAAAGTCAAGAAAAGTTGACAAGCCCTGGTGAAGTAAAAATGAAGTACCTCCAGGAAGACTTAAAGGATGTGCAGAAGAAACTGGAGAATTCTGaagccaaaagaaagcaggtggaAGCTCAGGTCCAGTCTAGAGTCCCAGAGACAGGTCATTTAAATAACacagacatttcagaaaatgGCTCTGATCTTAACCTGAAGTTTGAAGATACTCAAAACAGGTATGAGGAAAGTATGAAAGaggtcttgagtgcacaaaggCAAGTGAAGCTGACTTGTGTTTCCTCTGAAAGTGAAGAAACCAATTGCGATCTGAGTAGATTGAAGGTTACATGCAGAGAAGTTGAAATGCTTAAGCAAGAATTGAAGAGAGCATTGGAGGAATGTGAACgacaaaaagagaaagtgagagAGCTAGAGAAACAGTTTGAGGAACGAGAGCAGAATGTGGCAAACAAATTGTCTgtggaagagtgtgaggagatGAAGAATTCATATTGTTCAGTTATTGATAACATTAATCAAGAGAAAGCACTGTTGATTGAGAGGTACAAAGAAGGGCAAGAGGAAATTAAAAGGCTACAGGACAAGCTGAACAGTCAGACACAGTTGGAATCTAGTGCTGAAACTGGAGAAATGAAAGATGCGATGCACAAAATGATAGATCTCAACAGACAGCTTAGTGAATTATCTCACTTGTACAAAGAAGCACAAGCAGAGCTTGAAGACtataagaagagaaaaactCTAGATGATGTAGCTTTGGAGTACATTCCTAGAGATGAACATGAGAAACTGATGCAGGTAACAAATTCTTTGAAATACAAAGCAGAGAATGAGTTATCAGAAGTTAAATCCCAGTATACAAAAGTATTAGATGAAGCAGAAGAACTAAAGCAACTGTTAGATGCTCAGAAGCAAAACTCTGTGCCAATTACTGAACACCACCAGGTGATGAATGCACTCAGAAATACTGTAAaggaaatggaggaagaaataaaCGAGCTCAAAAGACTGCTTACCAGCAAGGAAAGTGAAGTAAGAAACTTACAGAAGGAAATGCTGGAAGAAAAGGCTGCAATTAGTGAAGCAATGATACCCAAGGCTACATATGAAAAGCTCCAGTCAACACTAGAGGGTGAAGTTCGGGTTTTGTCATGCAAACTGAAGGATGCGatccaagagaaagaaaatgtgtccTTAGATGCAGTGCAACTAAGAAAGGAAGTTTTGCacttgaaagaagagaaagaaggtaTGCACACTCTGCTTGAAGCAAAGGAACAGGAGTTGACTGGTCTTCGCCAAAAGTACCATCAAGCTCAAGAAGATCTTATTGAAATGAAAAGATACTCTGAAAGCTCATCAAAACTAGAAGAGGATAAAGATAAAAAG atcaATGAAATGTCCAGGGAAGTCAGCAAATTAAAAGAAGCATTGAACAGCCTTTCTCAGCTTTCCTACTCGACCAGTGCCCCCAAAAGACAAAGCCAGCAGCTGGAGGTGTTACAACAACAAGTGAAGCAGTTACAAAACCAACTGACT gaaacaaagaaacaacatCAGGAAATTGTCTCAGTTTACAGGATGCATCTTCTCTATGCTGTGCAG GGTCAAATGGATGAAGATGTCCAGAAAGTGCTTAAACA
- the RAI14 gene encoding ankycorbin isoform X3, with product MKSLKAKFRKSDTNEWNKNDDRLLQAVENGDPEKVASLLGKKGANATKQDSEGKTAFHLAATKGHAECLKVMVTHGADVTAQDGAGHSALHLAAKNSHSDCIKRLLQSKCPPDSTDNSGKTALHYAAACGCLQAVQLLCEHKCPVNVKDLDGNIPLLLAVQSGHTEVCKYLLDHGADINTRDKNGRTALMMACEAGNLNMVEAFLRKGADVSLVDVFGQNAQHYSKVSENTEIQNLLSSKLSQDVDAKSPTKAKQLSDLSSPHSSTSTPMTGKGQAFFADPVCKQEEFSSLHRDNKDRLSDSTTGADSLLDVSSEADQQDLLLLMQAKIASLTLHNKELQDKLQERTPKEVDSAAESYHSTQTEFEQTSDRKNEFSAQELQPVLNATQSQEKLTSPGEVKMKYLQEDLKDVQKKLENSEAKRKQVEAQVQSRVPETGHLNNTDISENGSDLNLKFEDTQNRYEESMKEVLSAQRQVKLTCVSSESEETNCDLSRLKVTCREVEMLKQELKRALEECERQKEKVRELEKQFEEREQNVANKLSVEECEEMKNSYCSVIDNINQEKALLIERYKEGQEEIKRLQDKLNSQTQLESSAETGEMKDAMHKMIDLNRQLSELSHLYKEAQAELEDYKKRKTLDDVALEYIPRDEHEKLMQVTNSLKYKAENELSEVKSQYTKVLDEAEELKQLLDAQKQNSVPITEHHQVMNALRNTVKEMEEEINELKRLLTSKESEVRNLQKEMLEEKAAISEAMIPKATYEKLQSTLEGEVRVLSCKLKDAIQEKENVSLDAVQLRKEVLHLKEEKEGMHTLLEAKEQELTGLRQKYHQAQEDLIEMKRYSESSSKLEEDKDKKINEMSREVSKLKEALNSLSQLSYSTSAPKRQSQQLEVLQQQVKQLQNQLTETKKQHQEIVSVYRMHLLYAVQGQMDEDVQKVLKQILSMCKSQSQKK from the exons ACCAATGAATGGAATAAGAACGATGATCGACTGCTGCAGGCAGTGGAGAATGGCGATCCTGAGAAAGTGGCTTCATTGCTGGGTAAAAAGGGAGCCAATGCCACCAAACAAGATAGTGAGGGCAAAACTGC TTTTCACCTGGCAGCCACGAAAGGGCATGCGGAGTGCCTCAAGGTCATGGTGACACACGGTGCAGATGTGACAGCCCAAGATGGTGCAG GGCACAGCGCTTTACACCTCGCAGCAAAGAACAGCCACTCTGATTGCATCAAGAGGTTACTTCAG AGTAAATGTCCACCAGACAGCACTGACAATTCTGGGAAAACAGCTTTACACTATGCAG ctgCATGTGGTTGTCTTCAGGCAGTTCAACTTCTGTGTGAACACAAATGTCCAGTTAATGTCAAAGATTTG GATGGGAATATACCTCTGCTGCTTGCAGTACAAAGTGGTCACACAGAAGTCTGCAAATACCTTCTGGATCATGGAGCAGACATCAACACTAGGGACAAAAATGGAAG AACTGCTTTGATGATGGCTTGTGAAGCTGGTAACCTTAACATGGTGGAAGCCTTCCTTAGGAAAGGTGCAGATGTCAGTTTAGTCGATGTCTTTGGACAGAATGCTCAGCATTACTCCAAGGTCTCTGAGAATACAGAGATCCAGAATCTCTTGTCATCGAAGTTATCTCAGGATGTAG ATGCAAAGTCAccaacaaaagcaaagcag CTTAGTGATTTGTCCTCTCCACACTCATCAACTTCAACTCCTATGACTGGAAAAGGGCAGGCTTTCTTTGCTGATCCAGTGTGCAAG CAGGAAGAATTCAGCTCCTTGCATCGAGATAATAAAGACAGACTGAGTGACAGCACAACAG gtGCTGATAGCTTATTGGATGTGAGTTCTGAAGCTGACCAACAAGATCTACTTCTGTTGATGCAAGCAAAAATTGCCTCTTTGACATTGCACAATAAGGAGCTGCAAGACAAACTACAG GAAAGAACACCTAAAGAAGTGGATTCAGCTGCAGAGTCTTATCATTCAACCCAAACAGAGTTTGAACAAACATCAGATAGAAAAAATGAGTTCTCggctcaggagctgcagcctgtgttaAATGCTACCCAAAGTCAAGAAAAGTTGACAAGCCCTGGTGAAGTAAAAATGAAGTACCTCCAGGAAGACTTAAAGGATGTGCAGAAGAAACTGGAGAATTCTGaagccaaaagaaagcaggtggaAGCTCAGGTCCAGTCTAGAGTCCCAGAGACAGGTCATTTAAATAACacagacatttcagaaaatgGCTCTGATCTTAACCTGAAGTTTGAAGATACTCAAAACAGGTATGAGGAAAGTATGAAAGaggtcttgagtgcacaaaggCAAGTGAAGCTGACTTGTGTTTCCTCTGAAAGTGAAGAAACCAATTGCGATCTGAGTAGATTGAAGGTTACATGCAGAGAAGTTGAAATGCTTAAGCAAGAATTGAAGAGAGCATTGGAGGAATGTGAACgacaaaaagagaaagtgagagAGCTAGAGAAACAGTTTGAGGAACGAGAGCAGAATGTGGCAAACAAATTGTCTgtggaagagtgtgaggagatGAAGAATTCATATTGTTCAGTTATTGATAACATTAATCAAGAGAAAGCACTGTTGATTGAGAGGTACAAAGAAGGGCAAGAGGAAATTAAAAGGCTACAGGACAAGCTGAACAGTCAGACACAGTTGGAATCTAGTGCTGAAACTGGAGAAATGAAAGATGCGATGCACAAAATGATAGATCTCAACAGACAGCTTAGTGAATTATCTCACTTGTACAAAGAAGCACAAGCAGAGCTTGAAGACtataagaagagaaaaactCTAGATGATGTAGCTTTGGAGTACATTCCTAGAGATGAACATGAGAAACTGATGCAGGTAACAAATTCTTTGAAATACAAAGCAGAGAATGAGTTATCAGAAGTTAAATCCCAGTATACAAAAGTATTAGATGAAGCAGAAGAACTAAAGCAACTGTTAGATGCTCAGAAGCAAAACTCTGTGCCAATTACTGAACACCACCAGGTGATGAATGCACTCAGAAATACTGTAAaggaaatggaggaagaaataaaCGAGCTCAAAAGACTGCTTACCAGCAAGGAAAGTGAAGTAAGAAACTTACAGAAGGAAATGCTGGAAGAAAAGGCTGCAATTAGTGAAGCAATGATACCCAAGGCTACATATGAAAAGCTCCAGTCAACACTAGAGGGTGAAGTTCGGGTTTTGTCATGCAAACTGAAGGATGCGatccaagagaaagaaaatgtgtccTTAGATGCAGTGCAACTAAGAAAGGAAGTTTTGCacttgaaagaagagaaagaaggtaTGCACACTCTGCTTGAAGCAAAGGAACAGGAGTTGACTGGTCTTCGCCAAAAGTACCATCAAGCTCAAGAAGATCTTATTGAAATGAAAAGATACTCTGAAAGCTCATCAAAACTAGAAGAGGATAAAGATAAAAAG atcaATGAAATGTCCAGGGAAGTCAGCAAATTAAAAGAAGCATTGAACAGCCTTTCTCAGCTTTCCTACTCGACCAGTGCCCCCAAAAGACAAAGCCAGCAGCTGGAGGTGTTACAACAACAAGTGAAGCAGTTACAAAACCAACTGACT gaaacaaagaaacaacatCAGGAAATTGTCTCAGTTTACAGGATGCATCTTCTCTATGCTGTGCAG GGTCAAATGGATGAAGATGTCCAGAAAGTGCTTAAACA
- the RAI14 gene encoding ankycorbin isoform X2, producing the protein MKSLKAKFRKSDTNEWNKNDDRLLQAVENGDPEKVASLLGKKGANATKQDSEGKTAFHLAATKGHAECLKVMVTHGADVTAQDGAGHSALHLAAKNSHSDCIKRLLQSKCPPDSTDNSGKTALHYAAACGCLQAVQLLCEHKCPVNVKDLDGNIPLLLAVQSGHTEVCKYLLDHGADINTRDKNGRTALMMACEAGNLNMVEAFLRKGADVSLVDVFGQNAQHYSKVSENTEIQNLLSSKLSQDVDAKSPTKAKQHYQGSKLSSERSGTPKKRKAPPPPISPVQLSDLSSPHSSTSTPMTGKGQAFFADPVCKEEFSSLHRDNKDRLSDSTTGADSLLDVSSEADQQDLLLLMQAKIASLTLHNKELQDKLQERTPKEVDSAAESYHSTQTEFEQTSDRKNEFSAQELQPVLNATQSQEKLTSPGEVKMKYLQEDLKDVQKKLENSEAKRKQVEAQVQSRVPETGHLNNTDISENGSDLNLKFEDTQNRYEESMKEVLSAQRQVKLTCVSSESEETNCDLSRLKVTCREVEMLKQELKRALEECERQKEKVRELEKQFEEREQNVANKLSVEECEEMKNSYCSVIDNINQEKALLIERYKEGQEEIKRLQDKLNSQTQLESSAETGEMKDAMHKMIDLNRQLSELSHLYKEAQAELEDYKKRKTLDDVALEYIPRDEHEKLMQVTNSLKYKAENELSEVKSQYTKVLDEAEELKQLLDAQKQNSVPITEHHQVMNALRNTVKEMEEEINELKRLLTSKESEVRNLQKEMLEEKAAISEAMIPKATYEKLQSTLEGEVRVLSCKLKDAIQEKENVSLDAVQLRKEVLHLKEEKEGMHTLLEAKEQELTGLRQKYHQAQEDLIEMKRYSESSSKLEEDKDKKINEMSREVSKLKEALNSLSQLSYSTSAPKRQSQQLEVLQQQVKQLQNQLTETKKQHQEIVSVYRMHLLYAVQGQMDEDVQKVLKQILSMCKSQSQKK; encoded by the exons ACCAATGAATGGAATAAGAACGATGATCGACTGCTGCAGGCAGTGGAGAATGGCGATCCTGAGAAAGTGGCTTCATTGCTGGGTAAAAAGGGAGCCAATGCCACCAAACAAGATAGTGAGGGCAAAACTGC TTTTCACCTGGCAGCCACGAAAGGGCATGCGGAGTGCCTCAAGGTCATGGTGACACACGGTGCAGATGTGACAGCCCAAGATGGTGCAG GGCACAGCGCTTTACACCTCGCAGCAAAGAACAGCCACTCTGATTGCATCAAGAGGTTACTTCAG AGTAAATGTCCACCAGACAGCACTGACAATTCTGGGAAAACAGCTTTACACTATGCAG ctgCATGTGGTTGTCTTCAGGCAGTTCAACTTCTGTGTGAACACAAATGTCCAGTTAATGTCAAAGATTTG GATGGGAATATACCTCTGCTGCTTGCAGTACAAAGTGGTCACACAGAAGTCTGCAAATACCTTCTGGATCATGGAGCAGACATCAACACTAGGGACAAAAATGGAAG AACTGCTTTGATGATGGCTTGTGAAGCTGGTAACCTTAACATGGTGGAAGCCTTCCTTAGGAAAGGTGCAGATGTCAGTTTAGTCGATGTCTTTGGACAGAATGCTCAGCATTACTCCAAGGTCTCTGAGAATACAGAGATCCAGAATCTCTTGTCATCGAAGTTATCTCAGGATGTAG ATGCAAAGTCAccaacaaaagcaaagcag CATTATCAAGGCTCTAAATTAAGTTCAGAAAGAAGTGGAACTCCAAAAAAACGCAAAGCCCCACCTCCTCCTATCAGTCCTGTTCAG CTTAGTGATTTGTCCTCTCCACACTCATCAACTTCAACTCCTATGACTGGAAAAGGGCAGGCTTTCTTTGCTGATCCAGTGTGCAAG GAAGAATTCAGCTCCTTGCATCGAGATAATAAAGACAGACTGAGTGACAGCACAACAG gtGCTGATAGCTTATTGGATGTGAGTTCTGAAGCTGACCAACAAGATCTACTTCTGTTGATGCAAGCAAAAATTGCCTCTTTGACATTGCACAATAAGGAGCTGCAAGACAAACTACAG GAAAGAACACCTAAAGAAGTGGATTCAGCTGCAGAGTCTTATCATTCAACCCAAACAGAGTTTGAACAAACATCAGATAGAAAAAATGAGTTCTCggctcaggagctgcagcctgtgttaAATGCTACCCAAAGTCAAGAAAAGTTGACAAGCCCTGGTGAAGTAAAAATGAAGTACCTCCAGGAAGACTTAAAGGATGTGCAGAAGAAACTGGAGAATTCTGaagccaaaagaaagcaggtggaAGCTCAGGTCCAGTCTAGAGTCCCAGAGACAGGTCATTTAAATAACacagacatttcagaaaatgGCTCTGATCTTAACCTGAAGTTTGAAGATACTCAAAACAGGTATGAGGAAAGTATGAAAGaggtcttgagtgcacaaaggCAAGTGAAGCTGACTTGTGTTTCCTCTGAAAGTGAAGAAACCAATTGCGATCTGAGTAGATTGAAGGTTACATGCAGAGAAGTTGAAATGCTTAAGCAAGAATTGAAGAGAGCATTGGAGGAATGTGAACgacaaaaagagaaagtgagagAGCTAGAGAAACAGTTTGAGGAACGAGAGCAGAATGTGGCAAACAAATTGTCTgtggaagagtgtgaggagatGAAGAATTCATATTGTTCAGTTATTGATAACATTAATCAAGAGAAAGCACTGTTGATTGAGAGGTACAAAGAAGGGCAAGAGGAAATTAAAAGGCTACAGGACAAGCTGAACAGTCAGACACAGTTGGAATCTAGTGCTGAAACTGGAGAAATGAAAGATGCGATGCACAAAATGATAGATCTCAACAGACAGCTTAGTGAATTATCTCACTTGTACAAAGAAGCACAAGCAGAGCTTGAAGACtataagaagagaaaaactCTAGATGATGTAGCTTTGGAGTACATTCCTAGAGATGAACATGAGAAACTGATGCAGGTAACAAATTCTTTGAAATACAAAGCAGAGAATGAGTTATCAGAAGTTAAATCCCAGTATACAAAAGTATTAGATGAAGCAGAAGAACTAAAGCAACTGTTAGATGCTCAGAAGCAAAACTCTGTGCCAATTACTGAACACCACCAGGTGATGAATGCACTCAGAAATACTGTAAaggaaatggaggaagaaataaaCGAGCTCAAAAGACTGCTTACCAGCAAGGAAAGTGAAGTAAGAAACTTACAGAAGGAAATGCTGGAAGAAAAGGCTGCAATTAGTGAAGCAATGATACCCAAGGCTACATATGAAAAGCTCCAGTCAACACTAGAGGGTGAAGTTCGGGTTTTGTCATGCAAACTGAAGGATGCGatccaagagaaagaaaatgtgtccTTAGATGCAGTGCAACTAAGAAAGGAAGTTTTGCacttgaaagaagagaaagaaggtaTGCACACTCTGCTTGAAGCAAAGGAACAGGAGTTGACTGGTCTTCGCCAAAAGTACCATCAAGCTCAAGAAGATCTTATTGAAATGAAAAGATACTCTGAAAGCTCATCAAAACTAGAAGAGGATAAAGATAAAAAG atcaATGAAATGTCCAGGGAAGTCAGCAAATTAAAAGAAGCATTGAACAGCCTTTCTCAGCTTTCCTACTCGACCAGTGCCCCCAAAAGACAAAGCCAGCAGCTGGAGGTGTTACAACAACAAGTGAAGCAGTTACAAAACCAACTGACT gaaacaaagaaacaacatCAGGAAATTGTCTCAGTTTACAGGATGCATCTTCTCTATGCTGTGCAG GGTCAAATGGATGAAGATGTCCAGAAAGTGCTTAAACA